The genomic stretch GCCGCCATCCTCGACCGCGCCGCCGACCTCTATGAAGCCAACGCCGTCGAGTTTTTCGCGCTGGCCACCCGCGAGGCCGGCAAATCGCTGGCCGATGGTGTGGCGGAAGTGCGCGAGGCCGTCGACTTCCTGCGCTACTACGCCGCTGAAGCGGCCAACAACGAAGCCGGCACGCAGGCGCGTGGCGCCATTGTCTGCATTTCGCCATGGAATTTCCCGCTCGCCATCTTCACCGGTCAGATCGCGGCGGCACTCGTCACCGGCAATTCGGTCATCGCCAAGCCGGCCGAGCAGACGCCGCTGATCGCCTTCCGCGCCGTCGAACTGCTGCGCGAGGCCGGCGTACCGGAGGACGTGATCCAGCTTCTGCCCGGCGACGGTCCATCGGTCGGCGGCCCGCTGACCGCCGACCCGCGCATCGCCGGCGTCTGCTTCACCGGCTCGACCGAGGTCGCCAAGCTGATCGAGAAGCAACTGGCCGAGACCGCGGCACCCGACGCGATGCTGATCGCCGAGACCGGCGGCCTCAACGCCATGATCGTCGATTCCACCGCGCTGCCCGAACAGGCTGTGCGCGATATCCTGGCCTCGGCCTTCCAGAGTGCCGGCCAGCGCTGCTCGGCGTTGCGCGTGCTCTATGTCCAGAAGGACGTCGAGAAGAAGATGCTTGAGATGCTGAAGGGCGCCATGGAAGCGCTCAACATCGGTGATCCCTGGCAGATTTCAACCGATGTCGGTCCGGTCATCGATGATGAGGCGCAGGCCTCGATCCGTGACTATTGCACGAAGAAAGGTCTCGAGGGCCGGCTGATCGCCAAGCTCGAGGCGCCGAAGGACGGCCGCTTCGTTGCGCCGCATGTCTTCCGGGTCAAGGGCATCGAGGAGATGGACCGCGAAGTGTTCGGGCCGGTGTTGCATGTCGCCACCTTCGACTCCGATGAGATCGATGCGGTCATCGCCGCGATCAACCGCAAGGGTTATGGCCTGACCTTCGGCCTGCACACCCGCATCGAAGGCCGCGTCCAGCATTTCGTCGACGGCATCCATGCCGGCAACATCTATGTCAACCGCAACCAGATCGGTGCCGTTGTCGGATCGCAGCCCTTTGGCGGCGAGGGGCTGTCCGGCACCGGGCCCAAGGCCGGCGGGCCGCACTATCTCCGGCGCTTCCGCAAGGGGCCGGAAGCCGGTACGCATGTGGGAGAAGGCCACAAGGTGACGGCGACCGAACTGGCCGACAATCTGCCCGATCCGACGCTGGGCGGCTGGTCGACGCGGCCGGACCGGATCGCCATCCTGAGGAAGCATCTGCGCGGCAAGGGCGCTGCCGCCATTGGCGCCGCCGCTGCAATCGATTTCGGTCAGGTCGACCTGCCCGGGCCGACCGGCGAGGCCAACACGCTGTCGTTGTCACCACGCGGGCGGGTGCTGTGCCTCGGCCCCGACGCCGACTCGCTGCTTGCCCAGACGATCCAGGCGCTCGCCGCAGGCAATGCGGTGCTGGCTGTGGCGCCGGGAGCGCCGGCCGCACTCTCCGCATTGACCGGCAAGGGCTTGCCATTGGCTGCAATAGATGGCCGCCCTGATCCGGTCGAGGCGCGCTCGCTGCGCGTCGATGTCGTCGCGTTTTCAGGCACACCGGAAGCTGCGCGCATCGTGCGCAAGGTTATCGCCGACAGGACTGGCCCGATCGTGCCGCTGGTCAGCGAGGTGCTCAACCCGGCGGCCTATGCGCATGAGCGGGCCGTCTGCGTCGACACCACCGCGGCCGGCGGCAATGCCAGCCTGCTGGCTGCGGCATAAGGACTGTTCGCACCTCGCTTGCTTTGTCTCGAGTTGCCGGGGATAAGCATGGGCGGCAAATCGACTGGGGCGACCGATCAGATGGAAGACACGTCCCCACCGTTTGAGCTGCCTTGCGTGGCGGTGGTCATCACCTGCTACAATTACCGGCCCTACGTCGAACAGGCGATCCGCTCGGTGTTGGCGCAGACCTACAGGAACTGGGACTGCGTCATTGTCGACGATGCCTCGACCGACGGCTCGGCCGACCATATCCGCCAGCTTCTGGCGGCCATCGACGATCCGCG from Mesorhizobium sp. NZP2077 encodes the following:
- the putA gene encoding bifunctional proline dehydrogenase/L-glutamate gamma-semialdehyde dehydrogenase PutA is translated as MPLDTIRQQIRANYLPDEDEAVKRLAEATGLSAGDRNAISARAADLVQAVRGSSDPRLMEVFLSAYGLSTKEGVALMCLAEALLRVPDTETMDDLIADKIAPHDWSAHSGGSSSIFVNASTWALMLTGRVLDEGEGGIEGTLRSMVRRLGEPVIRKAVAAAMREMGEQFVLGRTIAEAVKRGRSMIQKGYLYSFDMLGEAARTEADALRYLKAYADAISSLDSGSNGPDIRQNHGISVKLSALHPRYEVAQKEEMLPVMAERLLSLALAARHSRMGLNIDAEEADRLDLSLDVIERVLAEPELAGWNGFGVVVQAYGPRAAFAIDWLYALAKKYDRTIMVRLVKGAYWDTEIKRAQTLGLTGYPVFTRKANTDVSYMACAKKLLGMTDRIYPQFATHNAHTVAAILSMAGNRDSFEFQRLHGMGEALHETVRQAEGTRCRIYAPVGAHSDLLAYLVRRLLENGANSSFVHQLTDEDVEPEDIARDPLETVEDQGPAANPAIARPSQIFGSGRRNSKGFDITDTVTLAAINKAKAAFAGPDRWHAKPITRAAGYGKQRPIVNPAKPDEVVGTVSEAAAKQVATAVRFAVEAQPAWAKRPVAERAAILDRAADLYEANAVEFFALATREAGKSLADGVAEVREAVDFLRYYAAEAANNEAGTQARGAIVCISPWNFPLAIFTGQIAAALVTGNSVIAKPAEQTPLIAFRAVELLREAGVPEDVIQLLPGDGPSVGGPLTADPRIAGVCFTGSTEVAKLIEKQLAETAAPDAMLIAETGGLNAMIVDSTALPEQAVRDILASAFQSAGQRCSALRVLYVQKDVEKKMLEMLKGAMEALNIGDPWQISTDVGPVIDDEAQASIRDYCTKKGLEGRLIAKLEAPKDGRFVAPHVFRVKGIEEMDREVFGPVLHVATFDSDEIDAVIAAINRKGYGLTFGLHTRIEGRVQHFVDGIHAGNIYVNRNQIGAVVGSQPFGGEGLSGTGPKAGGPHYLRRFRKGPEAGTHVGEGHKVTATELADNLPDPTLGGWSTRPDRIAILRKHLRGKGAAAIGAAAAIDFGQVDLPGPTGEANTLSLSPRGRVLCLGPDADSLLAQTIQALAAGNAVLAVAPGAPAALSALTGKGLPLAAIDGRPDPVEARSLRVDVVAFSGTPEAARIVRKVIADRTGPIVPLVSEVLNPAAYAHERAVCVDTTAAGGNASLLAAA